Proteins encoded together in one Paracidovorax wautersii window:
- a CDS encoding RluA family pseudouridine synthase, whose protein sequence is MIAVRPPSQEPAGALAEEFEDLPPGELDGGEPGQTEAPEVRAASVDVALHDWRLDKALAELVPEFSRSYLQQLLAQGCVRLNGREAGKASARVKAGDAVEVEMRPTQQSQAFRPESLPLDILHEDEHLLVVNKPAGLVVHPAPGNWSGTLLNALLGRDPKAALVPRAGIVHRLDKDTSGVMVVARTRAAMDALVRMIAAREVSRQYLALGWGAWSGAAHREVDAPIGRDPRNRLRMAIVDLAAHSGKPARTDVDVLSSGSDACLVRCTLHTGRTHQIRVHMASLKHPLVGDALYGGQAGAGLQRQALHAFRLAFRHPVTGADLVFRAELPPDMAEALDFWALRYNPA, encoded by the coding sequence CTGATCGCCGTGCGGCCTCCGTCGCAGGAGCCTGCCGGGGCGCTGGCAGAGGAGTTCGAGGATCTGCCGCCCGGCGAGCTGGACGGTGGAGAACCGGGCCAGACCGAAGCGCCCGAGGTGCGCGCGGCTTCTGTCGACGTCGCGCTGCACGACTGGCGCCTGGACAAGGCGCTGGCAGAACTGGTGCCGGAGTTCTCCCGCAGCTATCTGCAGCAGTTGCTGGCCCAGGGCTGTGTCCGCCTCAATGGACGTGAGGCGGGTAAGGCGTCCGCCCGGGTCAAGGCGGGCGATGCGGTGGAGGTCGAGATGCGGCCCACCCAGCAGAGCCAGGCCTTCCGGCCCGAATCCCTGCCACTCGACATCCTCCATGAAGACGAGCACCTGCTGGTGGTGAACAAGCCGGCGGGGCTGGTGGTTCACCCGGCGCCCGGCAACTGGAGCGGCACGCTGCTCAACGCGCTACTGGGACGTGACCCGAAGGCTGCGCTCGTACCCCGCGCCGGCATCGTCCATCGGTTGGACAAGGACACGAGCGGCGTCATGGTCGTCGCCCGGACCCGCGCGGCCATGGATGCCCTGGTGCGGATGATCGCGGCGCGTGAAGTGAGCCGGCAGTACCTGGCGTTGGGCTGGGGCGCGTGGAGTGGAGCGGCGCACCGGGAAGTGGATGCGCCCATCGGGCGCGACCCGCGCAATCGGCTGCGCATGGCCATCGTGGACCTGGCGGCGCATTCGGGCAAACCGGCCCGCACCGATGTCGATGTGCTGAGCTCGGGATCGGACGCGTGCTTGGTGCGTTGCACCCTGCACACGGGCCGGACCCACCAGATCCGGGTGCACATGGCCTCGCTGAAACATCCGCTGGTCGGAGATGCGCTTTACGGTGGGCAGGCTGGTGCAGGGCTGCAGCGCCAGGCATTGCACGCCTTCCGCCTCGCTTTCAGGCATCCGGTCACCGGCGCAGACCTGGTCTTTCGCGCAGAGCTTCCCCCGGACATGGCAGAGGCCCTTGATTTTTGGGCCCTACGTTACAATCCCGCCTGA
- the surE gene encoding 5'/3'-nucleotidase SurE, which yields MKILISNDDGYQAPGIVALHDALRSIADVEVVAPEHNNSAKSNALTLHSPLYVHTAHNGFRYVNGTPADCVHIALTGLLGYRPDLVVSGINNGANMGDDTIYSGTVGAAMEGYLFGIPAIAFSQVDKGWGEIEAAAAKAREIVQQMDRQQLIGEAPWLLNINIPNMPLEALKPPRLCRLGRRHAAERVIEQQSPRGELMYWIGGAGAAKDDSEGTDFHATAHGHVAMTPLKVDLTDHDGLGYWAQTVARLAPDGMAPAAAGAP from the coding sequence ATGAAGATTCTCATTTCCAACGATGACGGGTACCAGGCGCCCGGCATCGTCGCACTGCACGATGCGCTGCGTTCCATCGCCGATGTCGAGGTCGTCGCGCCGGAGCACAACAACAGCGCCAAGTCCAACGCCCTCACGCTGCATTCGCCGCTGTACGTGCACACCGCCCACAACGGCTTTCGCTACGTGAACGGCACGCCGGCCGACTGCGTGCACATCGCGCTGACCGGGCTGCTGGGCTATCGGCCCGATCTGGTGGTCTCCGGCATCAACAATGGCGCCAACATGGGGGACGACACCATCTATTCCGGCACCGTGGGCGCGGCGATGGAGGGCTATCTGTTCGGCATTCCGGCCATCGCTTTCTCGCAGGTGGACAAGGGCTGGGGAGAGATCGAGGCCGCCGCAGCGAAGGCGCGCGAGATCGTGCAGCAGATGGACCGGCAGCAGCTCATCGGCGAGGCGCCGTGGCTGCTGAACATCAACATCCCGAACATGCCGCTCGAAGCCCTGAAGCCCCCGCGCCTGTGCCGCCTGGGGCGGCGCCACGCGGCCGAACGCGTGATCGAGCAGCAGAGCCCGCGGGGCGAACTGATGTACTGGATCGGCGGCGCGGGCGCCGCCAAGGACGACAGCGAAGGCACCGATTTCCACGCCACGGCACATGGGCATGTGGCCATGACGCCGCTGAAGGTCGACCTGACCGACCACGATGGACTCGGTTACTGGGCGCAGACGGTGGCCAGGCTGGCCCCGGACGGAATGGCCCCCGCGGCCGCAGGGGCGCCGTGA
- the scpB gene encoding SMC-Scp complex subunit ScpB, with amino-acid sequence MNTVDAKRILETALICAVQPLSVREMRTLFDDALGSDTLKTLLAELEQDWMQRGVELVQVASGWRFQSRPEMRPYLDRLHPEKPPRYTRAALETLAIIAYRQPVTRGDIEDVRGVTVNSLIIKQLEDRGWVEVIGHRETVGRPSLFATTRQFLDDLGLQSLDQLPVLDDPGTQASVLDALNGRSAELPLEMPDADVAPEGAPQLPVVAVGGASVAEDALERVPVEGESASHGDAEQLTERNT; translated from the coding sequence ATGAACACGGTGGATGCCAAGCGGATCCTGGAGACCGCTCTCATCTGTGCGGTCCAGCCGCTGTCGGTGCGCGAAATGCGCACGCTGTTCGACGACGCGCTGGGATCCGACACGCTCAAGACCCTGCTCGCAGAACTGGAGCAGGACTGGATGCAGCGCGGCGTGGAGCTGGTGCAGGTCGCTAGCGGATGGCGATTTCAGAGCCGGCCGGAGATGCGTCCGTACCTGGACCGCCTGCATCCGGAAAAACCGCCGCGCTACACGCGGGCGGCTCTGGAGACGCTGGCCATCATTGCCTACCGGCAGCCAGTGACCCGCGGGGACATCGAGGACGTGCGTGGCGTCACCGTCAACAGCTTGATCATCAAGCAGCTGGAGGATCGGGGCTGGGTCGAGGTCATCGGGCACCGAGAAACGGTAGGTCGTCCGTCGCTGTTTGCGACGACGCGGCAGTTTCTCGATGACCTGGGGCTGCAGTCGCTGGACCAACTGCCCGTGCTGGACGATCCCGGAACGCAGGCGAGCGTGTTGGATGCCCTGAATGGGCGCTCGGCTGAACTGCCGTTGGAGATGCCTGACGCAGACGTGGCGCCGGAAGGTGCACCTCAGCTGCCAGTGGTGGCGGTCGGTGGGGCGTCGGTTGCGGAGGATGCTCTGGAGCGGGTGCCGGTCGAGGGCGAGAGTGCGTCTCACGGGGATGCGGAACAATTGACAGAAAGAAACACATGA
- a CDS encoding peptidoglycan DD-metalloendopeptidase family protein — MLVSRGLVAWGSVALAGLVLAGCTSTRVNRAPVEDRGTAASQPMAAAQSGVVVAPKPLPGAENAGKPGYYTVKPGDTLIRIGLESGQSWKDIARWNNIENANLIEVGQVLRITQPTAGTPPVAQSSASIASDTGVVTRPVTSSTLAPASAASAPRPAASAVAAAPAPEPTPAPAAGGDDGTAFIWPASGTLLAGFDEARNKGYDIGGKAGDPVLAAADGRVVYAGAGLRGYGNLVILKHNNTYLTAYAHNQTLLVKEDQTVRKGQKIAEMGSTDADRVKLHFEIRRQGKPVDPARYLPSR, encoded by the coding sequence ATGTTGGTTTCGCGTGGTCTTGTTGCTTGGGGTTCTGTTGCGCTGGCGGGGCTGGTACTTGCCGGATGCACGAGCACCCGCGTCAACAGGGCACCGGTCGAGGACCGTGGCACGGCCGCTTCGCAGCCGATGGCTGCGGCGCAGTCGGGCGTGGTCGTGGCTCCCAAGCCGCTGCCTGGGGCAGAGAACGCAGGCAAGCCGGGCTATTACACGGTCAAGCCGGGCGACACGCTGATCCGTATCGGACTGGAAAGCGGCCAGAGCTGGAAAGACATCGCCCGCTGGAACAACATCGAGAACGCCAACCTCATCGAGGTCGGCCAGGTGCTGCGCATCACCCAGCCCACGGCGGGTACCCCGCCTGTGGCGCAGTCCTCGGCGTCCATCGCGTCGGATACCGGCGTGGTCACGCGGCCGGTCACCTCGTCAACGCTGGCGCCGGCCTCGGCGGCCAGCGCGCCCCGTCCCGCGGCGTCCGCCGTGGCCGCGGCGCCTGCACCCGAGCCCACTCCCGCGCCTGCTGCCGGTGGCGACGATGGCACGGCCTTCATCTGGCCTGCGTCTGGCACCCTGCTGGCGGGCTTCGATGAGGCGCGCAACAAGGGCTACGACATCGGCGGCAAGGCAGGCGACCCGGTCCTGGCCGCGGCCGATGGCCGTGTGGTGTATGCCGGTGCCGGCCTGCGCGGCTATGGCAACCTGGTCATCCTGAAGCACAACAACACCTACTTGACGGCCTATGCGCACAACCAGACGCTGTTGGTCAAGGAAGACCAGACGGTGCGCAAGGGCCAGAAGATCGCCGAGATGGGCAGCACCGACGCAGACCGCGTGAAGCTGCATTTCGAGATTCGCCGCCAGGGCAAGCCGGTCGACCCCGCCCGCTACCTGCCTTCGCGCTGA
- a CDS encoding diguanylate cyclase, with protein MADRTPSEIARETLKLLATRRLAPTPDNYQALYEEIAGVRSSSPDFPEAPLRSISRVLPGQTPAQKRLLGLFEQAIAASDWAALQSVMVGYANLGLHAAAPSSAPVEPAATAPAAATQLPDDLAEQLARLVDNTLPALSEDDARVHELAQQLTQFLRQPAPAVSTLALMLNNFSYRLSFATEDQAAIRANLLALLHMVFENIAALSLDEPWLQGQAEALMAASTPPLTLRRLDEVQRRLKDVIFKQTEAKERTLQAQEQMKELLATFIERLAHMDASSSAYHGKLEECAERIGQATHFQEITPLLEEVMNATRSMALDSRLTRDELHQLRERAEAKRAEIEQLREELDRASAQARHDPLTGSLNRKGLDEVMEREIARARRNGSPLCVALLDVDNFKAINDRMGHTGGDEALVHLASVTREVMRPQDMLARYGGEEFVLVLPDTPLANGVDAMTRLQRELTTRYFLRGQEKVLITFSAGVAQLEDSENSTGAIRRADQGMYLAKRSGKNRVMAA; from the coding sequence ATGGCCGACAGAACCCCTTCCGAAATCGCGCGCGAAACGCTCAAGCTGCTGGCGACGCGCCGCCTGGCACCGACCCCCGACAACTACCAGGCGCTCTACGAAGAGATTGCCGGAGTGCGCAGCAGCAGCCCGGACTTCCCCGAGGCGCCGCTGCGCTCCATCTCCCGCGTGCTGCCCGGGCAGACGCCGGCGCAAAAGCGCCTGCTGGGCCTGTTCGAGCAGGCCATCGCTGCCAGCGACTGGGCGGCTTTGCAATCGGTGATGGTGGGCTACGCCAACCTGGGGCTGCACGCCGCGGCCCCCTCCTCCGCGCCCGTCGAACCGGCGGCTACCGCGCCGGCAGCCGCCACGCAGCTGCCGGACGATCTGGCCGAACAGCTGGCGCGGCTGGTGGACAACACCCTGCCCGCCCTGAGTGAGGACGATGCCCGCGTGCATGAACTGGCCCAGCAGCTGACCCAGTTCCTGCGCCAGCCTGCACCCGCCGTGTCGACGCTGGCGCTCATGCTGAACAACTTCAGCTACCGGCTGTCCTTCGCCACCGAGGATCAGGCTGCCATCCGAGCCAATCTGCTCGCGTTGCTGCACATGGTCTTCGAGAACATCGCGGCCCTGAGCCTGGACGAACCCTGGCTGCAGGGCCAGGCGGAGGCCCTGATGGCCGCATCCACCCCGCCGCTCACCCTGCGCCGGCTGGACGAGGTGCAGCGCCGGCTCAAGGACGTAATCTTCAAGCAGACCGAGGCCAAGGAGCGCACGCTGCAGGCCCAGGAGCAGATGAAGGAGCTGCTGGCGACCTTCATCGAGCGCCTGGCGCACATGGACGCGTCCAGCAGCGCCTACCACGGCAAGCTGGAGGAATGCGCCGAACGCATCGGCCAGGCCACCCATTTCCAGGAAATCACCCCGCTGCTGGAAGAGGTGATGAACGCGACGCGCTCCATGGCCCTCGACAGCCGGCTGACCCGCGACGAGCTGCACCAGTTGCGCGAGCGAGCGGAAGCCAAGCGCGCCGAGATCGAGCAGCTGCGCGAGGAACTGGACCGCGCCAGCGCGCAGGCGCGCCACGATCCGCTCACGGGCTCGCTGAACCGCAAGGGACTGGACGAGGTGATGGAGCGCGAGATCGCCCGCGCCCGGCGCAACGGCTCGCCGCTGTGCGTGGCTCTGCTGGACGTGGACAACTTCAAGGCCATCAACGACCGCATGGGCCACACGGGCGGCGACGAGGCCCTGGTGCACTTGGCCAGCGTCACCCGCGAGGTCATGCGCCCGCAGGACATGCTGGCCCGCTACGGCGGCGAGGAGTTCGTGCTGGTGCTGCCCGACACGCCGCTGGCGAACGGCGTCGATGCCATGACCCGGCTGCAGCGGGAGCTGACCACACGCTACTTCCTGCGTGGGCAGGAGAAGGTGCTGATCACCTTCAGCGCGGGCGTGGCGCAGTTAGAGGACAGCGAGAACAGCACCGGCGCGATCCGGCGTGCCGACCAAGGCATGTACCTGGCCAAGCGCTCGGGCAAGAACCGGGTGATGGCGGCCTAA
- a CDS encoding pseudouridine synthase yields the protein MNDSSRGADQAGRKGASKGRRAQRPASGGAADPAVPGQAVSSNGAPAEQDGVAAGSAADSATLTPQRQPAHAGEGYRFADVVSGQLDEDEGREDVAPTKRVLLPQVETPKLHKLLAQAGLGSRLEMEQLILEGRISVNNEPAHIGQRIQFGDQIKVNGKPIRYRIDPPPARVIAYHKPVGEVVTHDDPQNRPTVFRKLPRLAHGKWQSVGRLDLNTEGLLLLTSSGELANQLMHPRFGLEREYAVRVLGALSNEEKQRLLDGVQLDDGMAAFGSIEDGGGEGSNCWYRVTISEGRNREVRRMLEAVGHAVSRLIRIRYGAMMLPRGLKRGAWMELDERDIRALAQAAGAASPKLQRRDGTPPPARRGDGPQGGPRSIFERASGAKPRGGNGAGKQAKPSQPDPMKTSVGYIGSDSLSRQRQESRRGGPNGRRKGR from the coding sequence ATGAACGATTCCTCTCGTGGTGCCGATCAGGCCGGGCGCAAAGGGGCCTCCAAGGGACGCCGCGCGCAGCGGCCAGCCAGCGGCGGTGCAGCAGATCCTGCAGTTCCGGGTCAGGCCGTGTCCTCGAATGGGGCCCCGGCGGAGCAAGATGGCGTTGCTGCCGGATCTGCTGCCGACTCGGCGACCTTGACGCCGCAGCGCCAGCCTGCGCACGCAGGGGAGGGCTATCGGTTCGCCGATGTCGTGTCCGGCCAGCTGGATGAAGACGAGGGGCGTGAGGATGTTGCCCCGACCAAGCGCGTGTTGCTGCCGCAGGTGGAGACGCCCAAGCTGCACAAGCTGCTGGCCCAGGCCGGCCTGGGGTCGCGGCTCGAGATGGAACAGCTCATCCTGGAAGGGCGCATCTCGGTGAACAACGAGCCGGCGCACATCGGCCAGCGCATCCAGTTCGGCGACCAGATCAAGGTCAACGGCAAGCCGATCCGCTACCGCATCGACCCACCGCCGGCCCGCGTGATCGCTTATCACAAGCCGGTCGGTGAGGTGGTGACCCATGACGATCCGCAGAACCGGCCCACCGTTTTTCGCAAGCTTCCGCGCCTAGCGCATGGCAAGTGGCAATCGGTCGGGCGTCTGGATCTCAATACCGAGGGGTTGCTGCTGCTGACGAGTTCGGGTGAGTTGGCCAACCAGCTCATGCATCCGCGCTTCGGCCTTGAGCGCGAATACGCCGTCCGCGTCCTGGGTGCACTGAGCAATGAAGAGAAGCAGCGCCTGCTCGACGGGGTGCAACTGGACGACGGCATGGCGGCGTTCGGGTCGATCGAAGACGGCGGTGGTGAAGGGTCCAACTGCTGGTACCGGGTCACCATTTCGGAGGGGCGCAACCGCGAGGTTCGCCGCATGCTCGAGGCCGTGGGCCATGCAGTCAGCCGACTGATCCGCATCCGCTATGGCGCCATGATGCTGCCCCGCGGGCTGAAGCGCGGGGCCTGGATGGAGCTGGATGAGCGCGATATCAGGGCGCTGGCGCAGGCCGCGGGTGCGGCTAGCCCGAAGCTGCAGCGCCGGGATGGAACCCCGCCGCCCGCCCGCCGTGGCGACGGGCCCCAGGGCGGCCCGCGCAGCATCTTTGAGCGCGCAAGCGGCGCCAAACCGCGTGGCGGCAATGGCGCGGGCAAACAGGCCAAGCCGTCTCAGCCTGACCCGATGAAGACATCCGTCGGCTACATCGGCAGTGACAGCCTGTCCCGGCAACGCCAGGAATCGCGTCGAGGTGGTCCCAACGGTCGCCGCAAAGGGCGGTAG
- a CDS encoding protein-L-isoaspartate(D-aspartate) O-methyltransferase, which yields MQNKRPGFPARMDWPQGQSPKPAGPAVGARREAPPPVPQGLGLDSAAVRARMVQRLAASGISSAPVLAAMGAVERHRFVDSALVNQAYEDTSLPIGLGQTISKPSVVARMAELLLGAEGARASGGLGRVLEIGTGCGYQAAVLGRIAREVYTIERLRALHEKARDNLRPWRLAHVHLILGDGMAGYPRGAPYAGIISAASGDDLPAAWCEQLAVGGRLVAPTVGPGGQQVLLVIDKTPHGLKQTVLEPVHFVPLKSGIA from the coding sequence ATGCAGAACAAGCGCCCCGGTTTCCCCGCCCGCATGGACTGGCCGCAAGGGCAATCGCCCAAGCCCGCTGGGCCTGCTGTTGGTGCCCGGCGCGAGGCGCCGCCCCCGGTGCCGCAGGGGCTGGGCCTCGATTCGGCCGCCGTCCGGGCGCGCATGGTGCAGCGCCTGGCCGCTTCCGGCATTTCCTCCGCGCCGGTCCTGGCGGCGATGGGCGCCGTCGAGCGGCATCGTTTCGTCGACAGCGCGCTGGTCAACCAGGCCTACGAAGACACCAGCCTGCCTATCGGGCTGGGACAGACCATCTCCAAGCCCAGTGTGGTCGCGCGCATGGCCGAACTTCTGCTGGGCGCCGAGGGCGCGCGTGCGAGCGGCGGTCTGGGACGTGTGCTGGAGATCGGTACCGGCTGCGGCTACCAGGCCGCCGTCCTGGGCCGGATCGCGCGGGAGGTGTACACCATTGAGCGGCTGCGCGCGTTGCACGAAAAGGCCCGCGACAACCTGCGGCCCTGGCGGCTGGCCCACGTCCACCTGATCCTAGGGGATGGCATGGCCGGCTACCCGAGAGGGGCACCCTATGCGGGCATCATCTCCGCCGCCAGCGGGGATGATTTGCCCGCTGCCTGGTGCGAGCAACTGGCCGTCGGCGGCCGGTTGGTGGCGCCCACGGTCGGGCCCGGCGGACAGCAGGTGTTGCTGGTCATCGACAAAACTCCGCACGGACTGAAACAAACCGTTCTCGAGCCCGTGCACTTCGTCCCCCTAAAATCGGGGATTGCCTGA
- a CDS encoding NADPH:quinone oxidoreductase family protein: MHAWLCTQPTGVEALAWTEQPTPEPGPGEVRIAIEAASLNFPDLLIVQNKYQMKPPLPFVPGSEYAGTVEAIGKGVKHLQPGQRVACLTGTGGFATHAIAPAKLCMPLPAGFPAVDAAAFIMIYATSYHALVDRAQLKAGETVLVLGAAGGVGTAAIQIAKAMGARVIAAASTEAKCNLCRSIGADEVINYGDGTQNLREAIKSLTGGKGPDVIYDPVGGDFAEPAFRSIAWRGRYLVVGFASGPIPALPLNLALLKGASIVGVFWGDFAKREPEANAAMMGTLAQWYGQGKVKPVIDRTMPMADLHAAYAHMGSRGVMGKLVMVN, from the coding sequence ATGCACGCTTGGCTTTGCACGCAACCCACGGGGGTCGAGGCCCTGGCCTGGACCGAGCAACCCACACCCGAACCGGGCCCGGGGGAGGTGCGGATCGCCATCGAAGCCGCGAGCCTGAACTTTCCCGATCTGTTGATCGTGCAGAACAAGTACCAGATGAAGCCGCCACTGCCCTTCGTGCCTGGCTCGGAGTACGCCGGCACGGTGGAAGCCATCGGCAAAGGCGTCAAGCACCTGCAGCCCGGCCAGCGGGTGGCCTGCCTGACGGGCACCGGGGGCTTTGCGACCCATGCCATCGCGCCCGCCAAGCTGTGCATGCCGCTGCCGGCCGGCTTCCCGGCGGTGGACGCCGCTGCATTCATCATGATCTATGCCACCTCCTACCATGCCCTGGTAGACCGCGCGCAGCTGAAGGCCGGCGAGACGGTCCTGGTGCTGGGCGCTGCGGGCGGCGTGGGCACGGCTGCCATCCAGATCGCCAAGGCCATGGGGGCGCGGGTGATCGCAGCGGCCTCTACCGAGGCCAAGTGCAACCTGTGCCGCTCCATCGGTGCCGACGAGGTCATCAACTACGGCGACGGCACGCAGAACCTGCGCGAGGCCATCAAGTCCCTGACCGGGGGCAAGGGGCCCGACGTGATCTACGACCCCGTGGGGGGTGACTTTGCCGAGCCGGCCTTCCGCTCCATCGCGTGGCGCGGCCGCTATCTGGTCGTGGGATTCGCGTCCGGTCCCATTCCGGCCCTGCCGCTGAATCTGGCGCTGCTCAAGGGTGCGTCGATCGTCGGCGTGTTCTGGGGCGACTTTGCCAAGCGCGAACCCGAGGCGAACGCCGCCATGATGGGGACGCTCGCGCAGTGGTATGGCCAGGGCAAGGTCAAGCCGGTGATCGACCGGACCATGCCCATGGCCGACCTGCACGCTGCTTACGCCCATATGGGTTCACGCGGTGTCATGGGCAAGCTCGTCATGGTGAACTGA
- the mutS gene encoding DNA mismatch repair protein MutS, whose product MMQQYLGLKAQHPDTLVFYRMGDFYELFYADAEKAARLLDITLTQRGQSGGQPVTMAGVPFHALENYLGRLIKMGESVAIAEQVGEVGAAKGPVERKVLRVVTPGTLTDSELLSDKAEAMLLAVHQGVRARCGLAWLSVTQGVVHLAECAHDEVGAWIARIGPSEVIYSAGVTERFEQQLTALRQTGVLTCPLSLRPDWQFDAALGERKLLEQLEAASLAAWNAQDLAHAHAATAALLSYAEHTQGRALTHVHSVRVQQSNELIALPLATRRNLELTRTLRGEDAPTLFSLLDTCMTGMGSRLLKTWLLEPRRDRTEARQRLAATAALRGGASAGSGPWQVLRGELRGVSDVERITARIALRQVRPRELVGLCKTLQKAELLAQSAPAPEPFLAQIFEHLRPPVDCGALLRAAIHEEPAALVRDGGVIAAGFDAELDELRGIQTNCDAFLLDLETREKARTGIPNLRVQFNKVHGFYIEVTGSHLDRVPDDYRRRQTLKNAERFITPELKTFEDKALSAQERGLAREKWLYEQVLDQLQPHVPALTRLAHALATLDALCALTERSLTLNWCAPQFVNEPCIEIEAGRHPVVEARLAETSSGAFIPNHTRLNANTRMQVITGPNMGGKSTYMRQVALIVLLASMGSHVPAASCRLGPIDAIHTRIGAADDLANAQSTFMLEMTEAAQILHAATPHSLVLMDEIGRGTSTFDGLALASGIATHLHDRTKAFTLFATHYFELTELSARHQHAMNVHVGATESGHDIVFLHEIQPGPASRSYGIQVAKLAGVPAAVLNHARHTLAALEERAGEDDLQVDLFAPPPEPEVSAASPVEAALAALQPDTMSPREALDALYQLQRLVPPRQ is encoded by the coding sequence ATGATGCAGCAGTACCTGGGGCTCAAGGCGCAACACCCAGACACGCTGGTGTTCTACCGCATGGGCGACTTCTACGAGCTGTTCTACGCCGACGCGGAGAAGGCGGCGCGCCTGCTCGACATCACGCTCACGCAGCGCGGCCAGTCCGGCGGGCAGCCGGTGACCATGGCGGGCGTGCCCTTCCATGCGCTGGAGAACTACCTGGGCCGGCTCATCAAGATGGGCGAATCGGTCGCCATCGCCGAACAGGTGGGCGAGGTGGGCGCGGCCAAGGGGCCGGTGGAGCGCAAGGTGTTGCGCGTCGTCACGCCCGGCACGCTCACCGACAGCGAATTGCTGTCCGACAAGGCCGAGGCCATGCTGCTGGCCGTGCACCAGGGCGTCCGCGCGCGTTGCGGGCTGGCCTGGCTGTCCGTCACGCAGGGCGTGGTGCACCTGGCCGAATGCGCCCACGACGAGGTGGGCGCGTGGATCGCCCGCATCGGCCCCAGCGAAGTCATCTACAGCGCCGGCGTGACCGAGCGCTTCGAGCAGCAGTTGACCGCGCTGCGCCAGACCGGCGTGCTCACCTGCCCTTTGAGCCTGCGGCCCGACTGGCAGTTCGACGCGGCCCTGGGCGAGCGCAAGCTGCTGGAACAACTGGAGGCCGCCAGCCTGGCTGCCTGGAACGCCCAGGACCTGGCCCATGCGCATGCCGCCACGGCCGCCCTCCTCTCCTATGCCGAGCACACGCAGGGCCGCGCGTTGACGCACGTGCACAGCGTGCGCGTGCAGCAGAGCAACGAGCTCATCGCCCTGCCCCTGGCCACCCGCCGCAATCTGGAGCTGACGCGCACCCTGCGCGGCGAGGACGCGCCCACGCTGTTCTCGCTGCTCGACACCTGCATGACGGGCATGGGCAGCCGCCTCCTGAAGACCTGGCTGCTGGAGCCGCGCCGCGACCGCACCGAGGCCCGCCAGCGGCTGGCGGCCACCGCGGCCCTGCGTGGGGGCGCCAGCGCCGGCAGCGGCCCGTGGCAGGTGCTGCGCGGCGAACTGCGCGGCGTGAGCGATGTGGAGCGCATCACCGCGCGCATCGCGCTGCGGCAAGTACGCCCGCGCGAGCTGGTCGGCCTGTGCAAGACGCTACAAAAAGCAGAGCTGCTTGCGCAATCTGCACCAGCGCCAGAGCCGTTTTTGGCCCAAATTTTCGAGCATCTGCGCCCGCCGGTGGACTGCGGCGCGCTGCTGCGCGCTGCCATCCACGAGGAGCCTGCCGCGCTGGTGCGCGACGGCGGCGTGATCGCGGCCGGCTTCGATGCTGAGCTGGACGAGCTGCGCGGCATCCAGACCAACTGCGACGCCTTCCTGCTGGACCTGGAAACGCGCGAGAAGGCCCGCACCGGCATCCCCAACCTGCGCGTGCAGTTCAACAAGGTGCACGGCTTCTACATCGAGGTGACGGGCAGCCACCTGGACCGCGTGCCCGACGACTACCGCCGCCGCCAGACGCTTAAGAACGCCGAACGCTTCATCACGCCGGAGCTCAAGACCTTCGAGGACAAGGCCCTGTCGGCGCAGGAGCGCGGCCTGGCGCGCGAGAAGTGGCTGTACGAACAGGTACTGGACCAGCTCCAGCCGCACGTGCCCGCCCTGACCCGCCTGGCGCACGCGCTGGCGACGCTGGACGCGCTGTGCGCGCTCACCGAACGCTCGCTCACGCTCAACTGGTGCGCGCCGCAGTTCGTGAACGAGCCCTGCATCGAGATCGAGGCCGGCCGCCACCCGGTGGTGGAGGCGCGGCTGGCCGAGACCTCGTCCGGCGCGTTCATCCCCAACCACACGCGGCTCAACGCCAACACGCGCATGCAGGTCATCACCGGCCCCAACATGGGCGGTAAATCGACCTACATGCGCCAGGTGGCGCTGATCGTGCTGCTGGCCAGCATGGGCAGCCACGTACCGGCGGCCAGCTGCCGGCTGGGGCCCATCGACGCCATCCACACCCGCATCGGCGCGGCGGACGACCTGGCGAACGCGCAGTCCACCTTCATGCTGGAGATGACCGAGGCGGCGCAAATCCTGCACGCGGCCACGCCGCACAGCCTGGTGCTGATGGACGAGATCGGGCGCGGCACCAGCACCTTCGACGGACTGGCCCTGGCCAGTGGCATCGCCACGCACCTGCACGACCGCACCAAGGCGTTCACGCTGTTCGCCACGCACTACTTCGAGCTGACCGAACTGTCGGCCCGCCACCAGCACGCCATGAACGTGCACGTGGGCGCCACCGAGTCGGGCCACGACATCGTCTTCCTGCACGAGATCCAGCCCGGCCCCGCCAGCCGCAGCTACGGCATCCAGGTGGCCAAACTGGCGGGCGTGCCGGCCGCCGTGCTCAACCACGCACGCCACACCCTGGCGGCGCTGGAAGAGCGCGCGGGCGAGGACGATCTGCAGGTCGATCTCTTCGCGCCGCCGCCCGAGCCCGAGGTGTCCGCCGCGAGCCCGGTGGAGGCCGCACTGGCGGCCCTGCAACCGGACACGATGAGCCCGCGCGAGGCCCTGGATGCGCTGTACCAGTTGCAGCGCCTGGTGCCACCGCGGCAGTGA